One Lachancea thermotolerans CBS 6340 chromosome B complete sequence genomic window, TTTTGGCGGCCAAACCCATCCTTGGAAGTCAGGGATAGTTATTTCGTTCATTATTGTAGGGGTTTTGTTAATTGCACTCTCCTTAATCTACGACTTCAGGTTGTTCGACCACATAAAAACAATGGACACTTTTAGACCACTTTTAAGCTGGCACTTAATGTCTCAGCGAGCAATTTTAAACGCAAACTTTACCGgattcttttcaacaattgcATACAATGTTCAGATGATTTACAGCGTGCagtttttccagcttgttTATGGATTTTCTGCTTGGAAAGCTGGTCTGCATCTCATTCCGATTTTAGTATCTACAGTCGTATTTTCTATTGCAAGCGGGgtcatcatcaaaaaaactgGTCATATCAAGCCCCTTCTAGTGTTTGGTAGTGCAATGGGCGTTTTGGGAAGCGGTCTCATGATACTCCTTAACAACACATCTACTAAACACACCCAAATTGGTGTATTGATTCTTCCTGGCGTTGCACTAGGGTTTGTGCTGCCCGCGGCACTAATTACATGTCATGTTCAACTAGACAGAACCAGTCCCTCCTATGGAGCAGACATGCTCGAAACTACTTCTGTGAATGCGCTATTGAAATCTCTCGGCACCACCGTAGGTAGCATTCTTTCTACGATGGTGTTCTCTACCTCTTTGCAcaacaaaatgaaaaacAGCAATATTTTGTTCGAGGTATCTGGCGAGCTGGATAGTATCGCATCATATCGATTGGATCATTTTGACGGACCCCGTTCTGAAATGGGTTGCATGTTGAACGATTCAATAAGAAACACTTTTTGGATGGCTCTGGGGTCGTCAGTTGTTGCCTTCCTTTGCAGCCTTCTCGTCTCTAGACGGAAAGTGTCTATGTAGCTGGTAGATCGCTCTGTAAAAGTTTTATTGAGGCGggtctgggtcgttgtATGAGAGATTGCCAAACTCGTTGGCTAGGCTCTCCATAATCAGATCAGTGACCTACTCTGAGGATGATAGCACAAAATAACTTTCCCTAGACCTCTCTAGTCCATAATCGTGATCAGGTACGTGTGACTAAACCGTCAGGCCCTTTAAAGGTTTTTAGGCTGCAGCAAGGACTCAACTCTGAGGTGAAAACTACATCAGTGACTTAACTGCACCCATGGAACCAATCTTCCGTCATTTCAACATAGCCATGGTCTACTCTGCTCCTCTGGCCAAAGTTCTGGGAATTCCTCTGTTGGGTTTGTACTACAGTCTTTACGTATCGAGTTTCAAATCGCTCTATACTAATTCAACGTGTCATTGTGCAGCTCAGAACTGTCGCACATCCGTGATACGACTATAATGTGGCAATAAGAAATCTTGAAATGTGACTTAAACTTGACTCCAGGATAAGTGCTGCGCTCTTGGCTCAGGCTCTCATTGAATTTGAATCGCAGAGATTAAAGTCAAGTCTCAATTAATAATGCTGAGACTCCCTTTAGACTTCTGCTACGTTTCATCTCGGTTGAGTTCTCACCATGTTCATGAATTGTGGAGTCTCAAATCATTATATACTAGTGTGTCATTAT contains:
- a CDS encoding MDR family MFS transporter (similar to uniprot|P36172 Saccharomyces cerevisiae YKR105C Hypothetical ORF), producing the protein MTEIETGQNSEYNRKISDETKDLSVKQSACIAPDASKRNRVKLFLSLLSLGLSMFVTALDVLIVGTIIDTVCTSFGDYTKSGWIVTGYSLPNALFSLLWGRLSAVLGPRISVISCIILFETGSLISALAKSMNMLISGRVIAGVGGSGLQTLSLVIGCQLVNEKSRPLVLSLLNCTFAVASIVGPFLGGAFTTHVTWRWCFYINLPIGGLAIAIFIFFYNPEGADLLEKGSQTFKKLLSYRRANLSLKQLLDQLLFGFDIVSFVLFTAGWLLFLLALTFGGQTHPWKSGIVISFIIVGVLLIALSLIYDFRLFDHIKTMDTFRPLLSWHLMSQRAILNANFTGFFSTIAYNVQMIYSVQFFQLVYGFSAWKAGLHLIPILVSTVVFSIASGVIIKKTGHIKPLLVFGSAMGVLGSGLMILLNNTSTKHTQIGVLILPGVALGFVLPAALITCHVQLDRTSPSYGADMLETTSVNALLKSLGTTVGSILSTMVFSTSLHNKMKNSNILFEVSGELDSIASYRLDHFDGPRSEMGCMLNDSIRNTFWMALGSSVVAFLCSLLVSRRKVSM